A region from the Acidobacteriota bacterium genome encodes:
- a CDS encoding Rho termination factor N-terminal domain-containing protein has translation MAHTYHELKDKTVFDLREIAKEIQHDAVQGYSQMNKDHLLVAICKALNIPIHEHHDVVGINKAALKARIRVLKKERDAAVEAHDHAKLKAIRSHIHGLDRQIKKHMM, from the coding sequence ATGGCGCACACGTATCACGAACTGAAGGACAAGACGGTCTTCGATCTGCGCGAGATTGCCAAAGAGATTCAGCATGACGCCGTGCAGGGGTACTCGCAGATGAACAAGGATCATCTGCTGGTTGCGATCTGCAAGGCCTTGAATATCCCCATTCACGAGCATCACGATGTGGTGGGGATCAATAAGGCCGCCCTTAAGGCACGCATTCGCGTCCTGAAGAAGGAGCGGGATGCAGCCGTCGAGGCGCACGATCACGCGAAACTCAAAGCGATTCGGTCCCACATCCACGGCCTCGACCGCCAGATCAAGAAGCACATGATGTAG
- the glmS gene encoding glutamine--fructose-6-phosphate transaminase (isomerizing) yields MCGIFGIVTRDDQPLGEILLGAARRLSYRGYDSVGAATIDRAGHVDLRKDVGKVDEVAPRLGFSALRGHRGIVQLRWATFGAPSQINAQPHLDSDGDLVGAHNGNVVNNVALRQEFIAEGLTVRSTNDGESCVHAVERYVNQGLDMVEAIRRAYDVLEGDYAFVIASVHDERLYAFKKGSGLVVGLGDGFTCCSSDLPSLLPLTTRIVRLRDGEIVVLDPGGASLWSVADGARVERDPEVFTKGMDAAVKGGYEHFMLKEIHEQPDVARELLHLFEASRHVDVMASAMRSAQHLYYVGCGTSYHAGMVGAVYAARLAGRSAIPVLAPQFVAQYGPTLTKDDAVVFVSQSGETKDVLSALDVAERAGTRCLGLLNVLGSSLAHHASAYLPLACGYEISVPATKTFLNQVLAFLYLAMRIGGHDTKALRTVPDLLEQTIDTTDAHVDRILPSVNPRSDLYTLGYGLTYGIALEGALKLKEITYAHCEGMLSTEFKHGPLSAVDEGYPVIFVVGPDDVPLLISAINEVTVRGGRAIAIAEPDSRLTGNAHDIVPLPAAGALINPLLATIPLQMLSYKMSVARGHDPDFPRNLSKTLTVD; encoded by the coding sequence ATGTGTGGAATCTTCGGCATCGTTACGCGAGACGACCAACCCCTGGGCGAGATCCTGCTCGGCGCGGCGCGGCGTCTGTCTTACCGCGGTTACGACTCGGTGGGCGCCGCGACCATCGATCGCGCGGGTCACGTCGATCTGCGGAAGGACGTCGGCAAGGTTGACGAAGTCGCGCCGCGCCTCGGTTTCTCGGCGCTGAGAGGCCACCGTGGCATCGTCCAGCTCCGCTGGGCCACGTTCGGCGCCCCGTCGCAGATCAACGCGCAGCCGCATCTCGACAGCGACGGCGACCTGGTCGGCGCCCACAACGGCAATGTCGTCAATAACGTCGCACTCAGGCAGGAATTCATCGCCGAGGGCCTGACCGTCCGTTCAACCAACGACGGCGAGTCCTGCGTCCACGCCGTCGAGCGATACGTGAATCAGGGCCTCGACATGGTGGAGGCGATCCGCCGCGCCTACGACGTGCTCGAGGGCGACTACGCGTTTGTGATCGCGTCGGTCCACGACGAACGCTTGTACGCTTTCAAGAAGGGCTCAGGCCTGGTCGTCGGCCTGGGGGACGGTTTTACGTGCTGCTCGTCCGACCTGCCCTCGCTGCTGCCGCTGACGACCCGCATCGTGCGCCTGCGCGACGGCGAGATCGTCGTGCTCGATCCCGGTGGCGCCAGTCTCTGGAGCGTGGCCGACGGCGCGCGCGTCGAGCGCGATCCCGAAGTGTTCACCAAGGGCATGGACGCGGCCGTCAAGGGCGGCTACGAGCACTTCATGCTCAAGGAGATCCACGAGCAGCCGGACGTCGCACGGGAGCTGCTCCACCTGTTCGAGGCGTCGCGCCATGTGGACGTAATGGCGTCCGCCATGCGATCGGCGCAGCATCTCTACTACGTCGGATGCGGCACGAGCTACCACGCAGGCATGGTGGGGGCGGTGTACGCGGCCAGGCTCGCCGGCCGGTCCGCAATCCCGGTGCTGGCCCCGCAGTTTGTGGCGCAGTACGGGCCCACACTCACCAAAGACGATGCGGTAGTTTTTGTGAGCCAGAGCGGAGAGACCAAGGACGTCCTGAGCGCGCTCGACGTCGCCGAACGAGCGGGCACCAGGTGCCTGGGCCTGCTCAATGTGCTGGGTTCATCGCTGGCGCACCATGCGAGCGCCTACCTGCCGCTGGCGTGCGGGTACGAAATCAGCGTGCCGGCGACCAAGACCTTCCTCAACCAGGTGCTCGCCTTCCTCTATCTGGCGATGCGGATCGGCGGCCACGACACCAAGGCGCTGCGGACGGTGCCGGATCTGCTGGAACAGACGATCGACACAACCGACGCCCACGTCGATCGAATCCTGCCCAGCGTCAATCCGAGAAGCGACCTCTACACCCTCGGCTATGGCCTGACATACGGCATCGCGCTCGAAGGCGCATTGAAGCTTAAGGAGATCACGTACGCCCACTGCGAGGGGATGCTGAGCACCGAATTCAAGCACGGCCCGCTCAGCGCCGTCGACGAGGGCTACCCGGTGATCTTCGTCGTCGGCCCGGACGATGTGCCGTTGCTGATCAGCGCCATCAACGAAGTCACCGTCAGGGGCGGACGCGCCATCGCCATCGCGGAGCCGGACAGCCGGCTGACCGGCAACGCCCACGATATCGTGCCGCTTCCGGCCGCCGGCGCCTTGATCAATCCTCTGCTGGCGACGATTCCCTTGCAGATGTTGTCCTACAAGATGAGCGTCGCCCGAGGGCACGATCCCGACTTTCCGAGAAACCTGAGTAAGACCCTGACGGTTGACTGA
- a CDS encoding CHRD domain-containing protein, which produces MKRFVVLVCAMSLVAAGCDKSISPAVPTGLVTLVAQLAGASNVPPAGYLGGATALEAGATGSLQMTMTPTTGGDYTASFSLSLRGLLTQGVLPYPLDNGSAIVAGYVHQGAAGALGAPVVALPISQTAPILSPTGTVLITINGVTVTSAVASGILANPAGYYFNLYSGLNTAGVLRGQLVRQ; this is translated from the coding sequence ATGAAGCGCTTTGTGGTCCTCGTGTGCGCGATGAGTCTTGTGGCGGCTGGCTGCGACAAGAGCATCAGCCCTGCGGTGCCGACCGGGTTGGTCACACTTGTGGCCCAGTTGGCAGGCGCGTCAAACGTGCCGCCGGCGGGTTATCTCGGTGGCGCCACGGCTCTTGAAGCCGGCGCGACCGGATCGCTCCAGATGACGATGACGCCGACAACTGGCGGCGACTACACGGCGAGCTTCTCCCTCTCTCTCAGAGGCCTGTTGACGCAGGGCGTGCTCCCGTACCCGCTCGACAACGGGTCAGCCATTGTGGCGGGCTACGTCCACCAGGGAGCGGCTGGCGCGCTTGGGGCGCCGGTGGTGGCGCTTCCGATATCGCAGACGGCTCCAATTCTGAGCCCGACCGGTACAGTGCTCATCACCATCAACGGCGTGACTGTGACGTCGGCTGTCGCCAGCGGGATTCTCGCCAACCCGGCCGGGTACTACTTCAACCTCTACTCGGGGCTGAACACGGCCGGCGTTCTGCGCGGTCAACTGGTCAGACAGTAA
- a CDS encoding PDZ domain-containing protein — MISSKSIVVLACLAVAGCATAASAQIDARMLRYPAVSKNQIAFVYAGDIWLVSKKGGTAVRLSSPPGEESFPRFSPDGTKIAYSASYDGNTDVYVIPAAGGEPVRLTHHPMGDRVIGWTPDGTRVLFASGRESGRQRFSQFFTVGVEGGLPEKLPVPYGEFGTYSPDGRQFVYMPMSQDFRNWKRYRGGWAPDLWLFDLKTFASKNITANEANDAQPMWHGDTIYFLSDRGANQRNNIWAYSVTSGKVRQVTRFDDFDITFPSLGPDGIVFQAGGRLYFLDLATEKPAEVPVSVVTDEATLRQRTAKVEPLIQNAAVSPTGKRAVFEARGDVLTVPAEFGAVVNMTRSSGVAERYPRWSPDGKTLAYWSDRSGEYELTLRPADGTGPEQTVTKLGAGFRYPPQWSPDSKKLAFIDQAMRIRIHDLDGNRTTAIDQCPDWIAHDGLENFRFQWSPDSRWLTYARPTASANSAVFLYDTKAAKLHQATTGYLNDTQPTFDPEGKYLFYASDREFEPVYGSFDNSWTYPNPTRLVVLPLRKDVTSPLAARNDVENAAPDAGNKPADKKGQPAGKTDKPEDKQGEQPKPDDKKEEASPAAPASVEIDLDDFESRAIVLPPKAGSYADLQAIKGKLLYRRLPRAGSGEEKSPIVYFDLAEREEKTVLDEAGGFEVTFDGKKMLVASKRKFAILDIKPAQKFEKPLATADMEAPVDPRAEWRQIFADVYRFERDFFYDPNMHGVDWAALRTRYGRLLDEAVTRWDVDFLIGEFIGELNASHTYHGGGDIEQAPQRSVGLLGVDWELAGGAYRIKQIVRGGPWDASVRSPLDEPGLNVKPGEYVLAVNGVAIDARTDPWAAFQGLGDKTVVLTVNATPSTTGARQVVVKCLSSEVELRFRAWMEQRRQIVDKATGGKVGYIYVQSTGVDAQNELMRQFMAQWKKDGLVIDERWNSGGQIPDRFIELLNRPILAYWAVRDGASQQWPPVAHRGPEVMLINGWSGSGGDAFPTYFREAGLGLLVGTRTWGGLIGISGAPSLADGGSVTVPTFRMYDPKGQWFAEGHGVEPDISVEDDPTELAKGVDPQLQRAIKEVMDRVAAAPKGPARPAYEKRIPKGGVQ; from the coding sequence ATGATCAGTTCGAAGTCCATCGTTGTGCTTGCCTGTCTGGCCGTTGCCGGCTGCGCGACAGCAGCTTCGGCGCAAATCGATGCGCGGATGCTGCGCTATCCGGCGGTCTCAAAGAACCAGATTGCCTTCGTGTACGCGGGTGATATCTGGCTCGTCTCGAAGAAGGGCGGCACGGCCGTGCGACTCAGCTCGCCGCCCGGTGAGGAATCGTTCCCACGGTTTTCTCCTGACGGAACGAAGATTGCTTACAGCGCCTCGTACGACGGCAACACCGATGTCTACGTGATTCCGGCTGCCGGCGGCGAACCCGTGCGTCTCACCCATCATCCGATGGGTGACCGCGTGATCGGGTGGACACCGGACGGCACGCGGGTCCTGTTCGCGTCTGGCCGCGAGAGCGGCCGCCAGCGCTTCAGCCAGTTCTTCACGGTCGGCGTCGAGGGAGGTCTGCCCGAGAAACTCCCCGTCCCGTACGGCGAATTTGGCACGTACTCCCCTGACGGCAGGCAGTTCGTCTACATGCCGATGTCACAGGACTTCCGAAACTGGAAGCGGTACCGCGGCGGGTGGGCGCCGGATCTGTGGCTCTTCGATTTGAAGACGTTCGCGTCGAAGAACATCACTGCCAACGAGGCCAACGACGCGCAGCCGATGTGGCACGGCGATACGATCTACTTCCTCTCGGACCGCGGCGCAAACCAGCGCAACAACATCTGGGCCTACAGCGTGACGAGCGGGAAGGTGCGCCAGGTCACCCGGTTCGATGACTTCGACATCACGTTCCCCTCGCTCGGCCCGGACGGCATCGTCTTCCAGGCCGGCGGACGGTTGTACTTTCTCGATCTCGCCACGGAAAAGCCGGCGGAAGTTCCGGTGAGCGTCGTCACCGACGAAGCGACGCTCAGACAACGGACCGCGAAAGTGGAACCGCTCATCCAGAATGCCGCCGTGTCGCCAACCGGCAAGCGCGCCGTGTTCGAGGCGCGCGGCGACGTGTTGACGGTGCCGGCGGAATTCGGCGCCGTCGTCAACATGACCCGTTCGTCGGGCGTGGCGGAGCGCTATCCGCGGTGGTCCCCCGATGGAAAGACCCTTGCGTACTGGAGCGATCGCAGCGGCGAGTACGAGCTGACCCTGCGTCCGGCGGATGGGACGGGTCCGGAACAGACCGTCACCAAACTCGGTGCGGGGTTCCGCTACCCGCCGCAGTGGTCGCCCGACAGCAAGAAGTTGGCGTTCATCGACCAGGCAATGCGCATCCGCATTCACGACCTCGACGGGAACCGCACGACCGCAATCGACCAGTGCCCCGACTGGATCGCGCATGACGGCCTCGAGAACTTCCGCTTCCAGTGGTCGCCCGACTCACGGTGGCTGACCTACGCTCGGCCGACGGCCAGCGCCAACAGCGCGGTGTTCCTGTACGACACGAAGGCGGCAAAACTGCACCAGGCGACGACCGGCTATCTGAACGACACGCAGCCGACTTTCGATCCGGAAGGGAAGTACCTGTTCTACGCGTCGGATCGTGAGTTCGAGCCGGTCTACGGCAGCTTCGACAACAGCTGGACGTATCCGAATCCGACGCGGCTGGTGGTCCTTCCGCTGCGGAAGGACGTCACGTCTCCACTGGCCGCGCGCAACGACGTGGAGAATGCGGCCCCCGATGCCGGCAACAAGCCGGCTGACAAGAAGGGACAGCCGGCCGGGAAGACCGACAAGCCGGAGGACAAGCAGGGCGAGCAGCCGAAGCCGGACGACAAGAAGGAAGAAGCGAGCCCGGCGGCGCCGGCCAGCGTCGAGATCGACCTCGACGATTTTGAATCGCGCGCCATCGTACTGCCCCCCAAGGCGGGCAGTTACGCCGACCTGCAGGCGATCAAAGGCAAGTTGCTGTACCGGCGCCTGCCACGGGCCGGCTCCGGCGAGGAGAAGAGCCCGATCGTGTACTTCGATCTCGCCGAGCGCGAGGAGAAGACGGTCCTGGACGAAGCCGGCGGGTTCGAGGTGACCTTCGACGGCAAGAAGATGCTCGTGGCGAGCAAGCGGAAGTTCGCCATTCTCGACATCAAGCCGGCGCAGAAATTCGAGAAGCCCCTGGCGACCGCCGACATGGAAGCACCGGTGGATCCCCGCGCCGAGTGGCGCCAGATCTTCGCCGACGTCTATCGCTTCGAGCGCGATTTCTTCTACGACCCGAACATGCACGGCGTGGACTGGGCCGCGTTGCGGACGCGCTACGGCCGGCTGCTGGACGAGGCGGTGACGCGCTGGGACGTGGATTTCCTGATCGGTGAGTTCATCGGCGAGCTGAATGCGTCGCACACGTATCACGGCGGCGGCGACATAGAACAGGCGCCGCAGCGGTCGGTCGGCCTGCTCGGGGTGGACTGGGAGCTTGCCGGTGGCGCGTATCGCATCAAGCAGATCGTCCGCGGGGGGCCGTGGGACGCCAGCGTGCGCTCGCCGCTCGACGAGCCCGGTCTCAACGTCAAGCCGGGCGAGTACGTCCTCGCGGTGAACGGCGTGGCCATCGACGCCAGGACCGATCCCTGGGCCGCGTTCCAGGGCCTGGGTGACAAGACGGTCGTGCTGACGGTGAACGCGACGCCTTCGACGACGGGCGCGCGGCAAGTGGTCGTGAAGTGTCTCTCCAGCGAGGTCGAGTTGCGCTTTCGCGCGTGGATGGAGCAGCGCCGGCAGATCGTCGACAAGGCGACCGGCGGCAAGGTCGGCTACATCTACGTGCAGAGCACCGGCGTGGACGCGCAGAACGAGCTCATGCGGCAGTTCATGGCGCAGTGGAAGAAGGACGGCCTCGTCATCGACGAGCGGTGGAACAGCGGCGGGCAGATCCCGGACCGCTTCATCGAGCTGCTCAACCGTCCCATCCTGGCGTACTGGGCCGTCCGCGACGGCGCGAGCCAGCAGTGGCCTCCGGTCGCGCACCGCGGGCCCGAGGTCATGCTGATTAACGGATGGAGCGGATCAGGCGGCGACGCGTTTCCCACGTACTTCCGCGAGGCTGGTCTCGGGCTGCTCGTCGGCACGCGGACGTGGGGCGGCCTGATCGGCATCAGCGGCGCACCGTCGCTGGCCGACGGCGGTAGCGTCACCGTCCCGACGTTCCGGATGTACGATCCGAAGGGGCAATGGTTCGCCGAAGGACACGGCGTCGAGCCGGATATCAGCGTGGAAGACGATCCTACCGAGCTCGCCAAGGGCGTCGACCCGCAGTTGCAGCGAGCCATCAAGGAAGTGATGGATCGCGTGGCGGCGGCGCCGAAAGGACCGGCACGTCCCGCGTACGAGAAGCGAATCCCCAAGGGCGGCGTCCAATAG